In Thermanaeromonas sp. C210, the genomic stretch ATCTTACGGGAAGAGGGCCGGGATCTGCCGGGGGCGGTTATGCACTGCTTTTCGGGGAGCTGGGAAATGGCCCGGCAGTGCCTGGACATGGGCTTCTACATCTCCCTGGCCGGGCCCATCACCTTTAAGAACGCCGTGAAGGTGCGGGAGATCGCTGCCCGAGTGCCCCTGGACCGGCTCCTGATCGAAACCGATGCCCCTTACTTAACCCCCGAGCCCCACCGGGGCCAGCGGAACGAGCCGGCCAACGTGCGCCTGGTGGCCGAAGGGGTGGCGGCGGCCAGGGGGGTGCCGGTGGCGGAGATTGTAGAGGCTACCTTCAACAATGCCCGACAACTGTTCCGCCTGAGTTGAATCCGCGCCTTCGTCCGGGGCCCGGGCCCACCGTAAAGGGGGGCCGGGCCCCTCCATTTTTGCACCGGCCACGCCCCGCTATGGTTGGCCGCTCCGGTCTAAGGGGGACGGTATTATGCCGGGGCGCTTCCATGGAGCAGCTGCGAAGGGGGAGCTGTTTACCGGCTGGCGGGGGATGCCGCAGGAAGTACCTGGAGGTCGGCGCGGGTTTCCGGCAAAATGGGGCCATCCCTACCGCCCTTCCGGGGGCGGCGAGGATGGCCCGAACGCCTTTCAGCTCCCGAAGCCCTGGGGACGGGTTTAAAGTGAGAATAATATGGCAACAATTATCGCCAGGAGTAAAATCGTGTCCTCAAGGCAAAAGGGAGTGAAAGCAATTGGTACCGGATCTTCGATACCGGGCCTTAAGGGCCAGCTTCTTGCTGGTCCTGACCCTCTGGTCCCTGGTGTCGATAGGATGGGCAGAGCGAGAAATACAGATACATGTTGACGGGCGGGTCATGGAGATGGCCACCCGCAGTTGGACGGTGGCTGGCGCCCTGGAGGAAGCCGGAATACGCCTCGGGCCGGAGGACCTGGTTATCCCCGAGCCTTCCAGCCCCGTCACTCCGGGTTTAGTGGTCAGGGTTGAGCGGGCGGTACCGGTGCGCGTTCAGGTCGACGGCCGGGAACAGCAGGTATGGGTAGCGGTACCCACCGTGGCCCAGGTGCTGGCCGCGGCGGGAATTACCCTGGGTCCCCTGGACCGGGTGGAGGCCGACCTCGCCGGCACGGAAGGAGAGGCCTCCTTGCGGGTTTTCCGGGTCCGGCAGGAAATCGAAGTAGAGCGGGAGGCCATTCCCTACAAAGTGGAGCGCCAGGCCGATTTCCGGCTGGAGCGCGGCGAGCAAAAAGTGGTGCGCGAAGGGCGGGAAGGGATACGCTGCTATAAGTACCGGGTGACCAAAGAAGACGGCCGGGTGGTAAAGCGGGAATTGCTGGACACCTGGGTGGAAGCCCAGCCCCGGTCCAAAGTCATCGCCTACGGTACCCGGACTCCCGAAGCCGTGGCTGCCATGGCGGGGACGGGCAAAATCCTGGAGGTAGAGGCTACTGCTTACACCCATACCGGCAACCCCACGGCCACAGGCATTTACCCCTACCGGGGAATCGTAGCCGTGGATCCCAGGGTTATCCCCTTGGGGACCCGGTTGTACGTTGAGGGTTACGGGTATGCCTGGGCCCAGGATACGGGAGGGCTCATCAAGGGCCACCGCATCGACGTCTTTATGGAAACCGAAAAGGAAGCCCTCCAGTGGGGACGGCGCCGCGTGAGGGTGCATATCTTAGAGTAGGGGATGTTTTTCTTCCAGAAATTTACCAGAAGCGGCGGCAGGAAAATATTGCTCCGGTGTCGAAGTTATTATGGCCACTCTTTTTGGTAGCAAGGAGGTGGCCCCTTGGACGGGTGGATCACCACCTGGAGACAGAAAAAACAGGCGAGGTCACGCCGCCGCTTCTTTTTTTTGTTTTTGCTGGTCTTTCTTCTCCTGGTGGCCGGCACCGCCTGGGGAGTGACCAATTTCGGGTGGAGAAAAATAGCCCTTAAAGTCGATGGAGAAGAAAGGGTGCTGCGGACGTGGGCCCGGGATATCCGGCAGCTGCTGGAGGAGCAGGGGATAACCCTTTACCCGGGGGATGAGGTCGTCCCTTCCCTGCAGACCCCCTTGGCCGGGGGCATGGCCGTGGAGATCAGGCGGGCAGTAGAGATTACTATTCTGGCTGACGGGAGGGAGAAAAGGCTGCGTCTGGTGCCCACCACCGTGGAGGCGGCCCTGGCCCGGGCCGGCATTGCCTTAGGCCCCGAAGATAGGGTCGAACCCGGCCGGGAAAGGATCATCGGCCAGGGAGACACCATAAGGGTGGTGCGAGTAGCCACCAAGACCGAGACGGTGGAAGAAGAGCTGGCCTATCGGGTGGTCCGCCGGCCGGATCCGCAGCTCGAGAAGGGCATCACCCGCCTGGTCCAGCGGGGCCAGAAGGGGATACAGCGGACGGAGTACCGGGTTACCTACGAAGACGGGCGGGAAGTTAAGCGAGAGCTGGTGAGCCAGACGGTCCTCAAGGAGCCGGTGGCCGAAGTAGTGGCGGTGGGAACCCTGAGCAAGGTTTCCCGCGGCGGCCGTGTTTTTGGTTTTAGGCGCGTACTGTGGGCTACGGCCACGGCCTACACCCATACCGGCCGCCGGACGGCGACGGGGACGGTTCCCCGGGTCGGTACGGTGGCCGTGGATCCCTCCGTCATCCCCCTGGGCAGCAGGCTCTACATCGAAGGTTACGGCTACGGCCGGGCCGAAGATGTGGGTAGCAGCATAAAAGGGGACCGCATTGATGTCTTCCTGGACAGCGAAGAAGCGACGCGGCGGTGGGGAGTAAGGCGCGTTAAGGTTTATGTCCTGGAGTAAAATAGCCTTTTCCTTGGTCTTGCCGGGGCTTTTGTAGTATAATTAAGATCGACGGAGGGAAGAAGAGTGCATCCGGTCGCCAGCCCCGGCAGGCTCATATCTTTCATGCAGGGCAGGGGGCTCAGCCCCCGGAAGTCCCTAGGCCAGAATTTTCTTGTAGACGCCAATATAGCCCGCAAGATGGCGAAAGAAGCCCGGCTTCGGCCGGAGGACGTGGTGGTAGAGATAGGGCCGGGTTTGGGAGCCCTGACCCTGGAATTGGCCCGGCGGGCGAGGATGGTCGTGGCCCTGGAGATAGACCGGGGCCTGGTGAGGGCCCTGCAGGAAATATTGGTAGACCGGCCGAACGTGCGCCTCGTGGAGGGCGACGCCTTAAAGGCCGACTTCGACGGGCTGGTGGCGAAAGCCCTGGGGTTGCAGGATAGGGGGAGGTTGCCCGCTTACAAGGTGGTGGCTAACCTTCCCTATTATATTACTTCCCCCCTTTTACGCCGCTTATTAGAAAGCGGCTTTCACATCGGGTGTATGTTGCTTATGCTCCAGGCCGAGGTAGCCCGTCGCCTTGTGGCGCCTCCGGGCGGCAAGGAATACGGGGCCCTGACCGTGCTGGTCCAGTACTATGCGCGGCCTGAAATCGTCATGCAGGTTCCGCGAACGGTCTTTTTCCCCCGGCCAGAGGTGGATTCGGCGGTGGTGCGCCTTGATCTCCATGCCCGGCCGCCGGTGGAGGTAGGGGATAGGGACTTTTTCTTCCGGGTTGTCAGGGCGGCCTTTGCCCAGCGGAGGAAAACCCTGGCCAACGCCCTGCGCAGCCTGGTCGGCGCGCGGGGGCCGGTGGAGGAGGCCCTGGCGGCGGCGGGGATCAACTCCTCCCGCCGGGGAGAGACTTTGTCCCTGGAAGAGTTCGCCTACCTTAGCCGCTGCCTGCAGGCCTGTGTGGGAAGAAGGTGACAAAGGTGTATTTCATCAGTCCCAGCAAGGGTCGCCTTAGCGTGGAGGAAATGTTCCAGGACATCATGACCTTCATCGAGGCTACTCCTGAGGCCCAGTACAAGGTAATCATCGGTACGGATTCCCAGGCTAGGCTTAATACGTGTTTTGTAACGGCCATCATAATTCACCAGGTGGGCAAAGGGGCCCGGTATTACTATCGAAAGAAATACCAGCGGAAGATTACCTCCCTTAGACAAAGGATTTTTTACGAAACGGCCCTCAGCCTGGAAATCGCCAGTTTCCTGGCCCAGAAGCTGGCGGCCAACGGTCACCCGGAACTCAACGTAGAGATTCACCTGGATGTAGGGCCCAACGGCGATACTAAGGAGCTCATCCGGGAGGTCGTAGGAATGGTGGTAGGGAGCGGTTTTGCGGCCAAGATAAAGCCCTATTCCTGCGGCGCCTCCAAGGTGGCGGATAAATATACCAAGAGCAGCTAATAGAGGACGGGGGCGGCTGGCCCTGCCCCCGTCTTCTCCCGCCTCTAGAGACCCGATGGGTCCCTGGAGGGCTGCGACCAAAAAAGCCGGCTAATTACAGCCGGCTTTTTGGTCGCGGTATTGTTCTCCGACTCCCTATTAACCTCCGTTCCTCTGTGCCGCCTTCCCTTTTTAGATGGCGAAAACATGGTTGCCTATGACGGTGGTTATCTGCCGGGTCCATACCCAGGGGCTGGTGGCGGTAGCCGGGTTCCAGAAGAAGAGGGCCCCTCCGCTGGGATCGCTTCCCGCCAAGGCTTCCCTGACAGCCTGGTAGGCGGTGGTATTGGGCTGGAGCCAAAACTGGCCGTTGGTTACACACTCAAAGGCGTCCGGCTCATAGATTACCCCAGCAATGGTGTTGGGGAAGCGCCCGTCCCGCACGCGGTTGAGGACCACGGCGGCCACGGCTACCTGGCCGGCATAGGGCTCACCCCGGGCTTCGGCATATACCAGCCGGGCCAGCAGGTCCACGTCCTGGGCCGAATAGGTTATACCCCCCCGGGAGGCCGTGCTCCCCCTGGAAGCCGGTGATGGGGAGGCCTGGGTTCCGCCGGTGGGGATCCACAGGGCTTGTCCGGGATAAATATAAGAATCGGACAGGCCGTTAGCCCACATGATATCCTGGTAGGGGACGCCGTACCACTGGCCGATTAGGAAGAGGGTATCGCCAGGGCTCACTACATGTACTCTACCCTGCCCGTCGGGTATCCAGAGGACCTGGCCGGGATAAATCCACGTATCCGGCAAACCGTTTAGCAGCTGCAGCTCCCACGCCCCGATTTTATAACGCTGGCCGATCAAATAGAGGGTATCTCCCGGCTGGACGGTGTAAGTAGCTGCCTGGGCGGGGCGGGAAGAGAGAAGTAGGGCGAAAAGGAAGGCAAGCACCACACTGGCAAGAAGGCACTTTCTTTCTGTCCTAATGGCTATCCACTCCTTTGCTTTTGGATACCAACTGCCAGCTTGGATATTATTATACAGGTTGACTCCGGGCCCGTCATTGAAAAATAGTTGCCAGCGCAGGTACTTTATGTAAACCAACTGCACTATATCTTAGAACCTTCCTTTCCTTGAAGCATAAACTAATAACAGGCAGGAAAGGGAGGGAGGGGGGAGAATGCCGGACATCAAACCGGGGGATATTGTAGCTCGCAAATCCTACGGCAAGGACATTTTTTTTAAAGTAAAGGCCATCACCATCACCGACAAGGGGAAGTCCACAGCCCTTCTCCGGGGACTGGACGTCCGCTTGAGCGCCGATGCCCCCCTGGAGGACCTGGAAGTACAGCCGGCAGAGCAGGTGTTGCGCTACCGCCACCGGGATATCGAGAAATTTCGGTGCTGTTTCCAGCGGGTGCTGGCCCGGCGGGCGGCGCGGCTGGACGTCGGGCTGGCCCGGGCGGGTAGTGGGGGAGGATACGGCTACTCCCTTGCCGGAGAGGACGGAGGCGAGACAGAAGGAGGCCGAGATTTTTTTGAACTTCCCGGCAGGGTAGTGCACCTGGACGGTGATGAAGAGTATCTGGAACGCTGCCTCCACGCCTACAAGCAACTACGCCTGCCGGTGGCGGGTTTTTTCGTGGCGGAAGAGGAGCAGGCCGAAAAAGTACCCCACTTCCTGGCCCAATACACTCCTGACATCCTCGTACTCACCGGGCACGACGGTTTGATCCGGGAGAAAAAAGGCTTCACCAATTTAGACAACTACCGGCATTCTAAACATTTTGTGGCTGCCGTCCGGGCGGCCCGGAAGTTAAGGCCCAGCCACGATGACCTGGTTATTTTCGCGGGGGCCTGTCAATCCCACTACGAGGCTCTCCTGGAGGCCGGGGCCACCTTTGCCAGCTCTCCCGGCCGCATTCTGATCCATGCCTTTGATCCTATCCTGGTAGTGGAGCAGGTGGCCTACACCTCCATCCGGGAAATCGTACGCCCCGATGAAATAATTAAGGATGTCGTTACCGGGGAGGGCAGTATAGGAGGGTTAGAGATCAGGGGGAAATTTAGGCTAGGCTACCCCTCTTCTTCCTATGAAGAGTTGTCCAACTTGACAGGGAAGGAAGGATAGCACTGATAAATATAGAAAAATACCGGTGGGCTTTAAGAAAATCCTAATCAAACCGCAATAAAGCCTTAACATAAGGATGGCTACCCTTGACAGACGGGCGTGGGGTTTAGTAAAATAAA encodes the following:
- a CDS encoding 3D domain-containing protein; amino-acid sequence: MVPDLRYRALRASFLLVLTLWSLVSIGWAEREIQIHVDGRVMEMATRSWTVAGALEEAGIRLGPEDLVIPEPSSPVTPGLVVRVERAVPVRVQVDGREQQVWVAVPTVAQVLAAAGITLGPLDRVEADLAGTEGEASLRVFRVRQEIEVEREAIPYKVERQADFRLERGEQKVVREGREGIRCYKYRVTKEDGRVVKRELLDTWVEAQPRSKVIAYGTRTPEAVAAMAGTGKILEVEATAYTHTGNPTATGIYPYRGIVAVDPRVIPLGTRLYVEGYGYAWAQDTGGLIKGHRIDVFMETEKEALQWGRRRVRVHILE
- a CDS encoding ubiquitin-like domain-containing protein — its product is MDGWITTWRQKKQARSRRRFFFLFLLVFLLLVAGTAWGVTNFGWRKIALKVDGEERVLRTWARDIRQLLEEQGITLYPGDEVVPSLQTPLAGGMAVEIRRAVEITILADGREKRLRLVPTTVEAALARAGIALGPEDRVEPGRERIIGQGDTIRVVRVATKTETVEEELAYRVVRRPDPQLEKGITRLVQRGQKGIQRTEYRVTYEDGREVKRELVSQTVLKEPVAEVVAVGTLSKVSRGGRVFGFRRVLWATATAYTHTGRRTATGTVPRVGTVAVDPSVIPLGSRLYIEGYGYGRAEDVGSSIKGDRIDVFLDSEEATRRWGVRRVKVYVLE
- the rsmA gene encoding 16S rRNA (adenine(1518)-N(6)/adenine(1519)-N(6))-dimethyltransferase RsmA, with amino-acid sequence MHPVASPGRLISFMQGRGLSPRKSLGQNFLVDANIARKMAKEARLRPEDVVVEIGPGLGALTLELARRARMVVALEIDRGLVRALQEILVDRPNVRLVEGDALKADFDGLVAKALGLQDRGRLPAYKVVANLPYYITSPLLRRLLESGFHIGCMLLMLQAEVARRLVAPPGGKEYGALTVLVQYYARPEIVMQVPRTVFFPRPEVDSAVVRLDLHARPPVEVGDRDFFFRVVRAAFAQRRKTLANALRSLVGARGPVEEALAAAGINSSRRGETLSLEEFAYLSRCLQACVGRR
- a CDS encoding ribonuclease H-like YkuK family protein, with the translated sequence MYFISPSKGRLSVEEMFQDIMTFIEATPEAQYKVIIGTDSQARLNTCFVTAIIIHQVGKGARYYYRKKYQRKITSLRQRIFYETALSLEIASFLAQKLAANGHPELNVEIHLDVGPNGDTKELIREVVGMVVGSGFAAKIKPYSCGASKVADKYTKSS
- a CDS encoding cell wall hydrolase; the protein is MQLVYIKYLRWQLFFNDGPGVNLYNNIQAGSWYPKAKEWIAIRTERKCLLASVVLAFLFALLLSSRPAQAATYTVQPGDTLYLIGQRYKIGAWELQLLNGLPDTWIYPGQVLWIPDGQGRVHVVSPGDTLFLIGQWYGVPYQDIMWANGLSDSYIYPGQALWIPTGGTQASPSPASRGSTASRGGITYSAQDVDLLARLVYAEARGEPYAGQVAVAAVVLNRVRDGRFPNTIAGVIYEPDAFECVTNGQFWLQPNTTAYQAVREALAGSDPSGGALFFWNPATATSPWVWTRQITTVIGNHVFAI
- the yabG gene encoding sporulation peptidase YabG; the encoded protein is MPDIKPGDIVARKSYGKDIFFKVKAITITDKGKSTALLRGLDVRLSADAPLEDLEVQPAEQVLRYRHRDIEKFRCCFQRVLARRAARLDVGLARAGSGGGYGYSLAGEDGGETEGGRDFFELPGRVVHLDGDEEYLERCLHAYKQLRLPVAGFFVAEEEQAEKVPHFLAQYTPDILVLTGHDGLIREKKGFTNLDNYRHSKHFVAAVRAARKLRPSHDDLVIFAGACQSHYEALLEAGATFASSPGRILIHAFDPILVVEQVAYTSIREIVRPDEIIKDVVTGEGSIGGLEIRGKFRLGYPSSSYEELSNLTGKEG